Proteins encoded in a region of the Ranitomeya imitator isolate aRanImi1 chromosome 9, aRanImi1.pri, whole genome shotgun sequence genome:
- the TMEM258 gene encoding transmembrane protein 258, which translates to MELEAMSRYTSPVNPAVFPHLTVVLLAIGMFFTAWFFVYEVTSTKYTRDVYKELLISLVASLFMGFGVLFLLLWVGIYV; encoded by the exons GAGCTGGAAGCAATGAGCAGATATACAAGTCCGGTGAATCCGGCCGTGTTTCCACACCTTACAGTCGTGCTTCTGGCCATTGGAATGTTTTTCACGGCGTGGTTCTTCGT CTACGAGGTGACGTCCACCAAATACACAAGGGACGTTTACAAGGAGCTCCTTATTTCACTGGTGGCCTCGCTCTTCATGGGATTTGGAGTTTTGTTTCTTCTCTTGTGGGTCGGGATTTACGTGTGA